In a genomic window of Shouchella clausii:
- a CDS encoding MDR family MFS transporter, with amino-acid sequence MTEHTPTKPPYKMIAMLLAGAFIALLNNTLLNVALPSIMADFDISPATVQWLTTGYMLVNGILIPITAFLIQKFSVRGLFLTAMTLFTLGTALAGFSHGFPVLMAGRVIQASGSAIMMPLLMNVMLTSFPVEKRGSAMGIFGLVMVFAPAIGPTLSGWIVEHYEWRVLFYMMLPFAIVTLLLAVFRLYDNKQSVHTHLDVMSVILSSIGFGGILYGFSAAGDKGWASLEVYGTIVVGVVGLVLFITRQFQLEKPMLDFRIYKYPMFALSSAISLTVTMGMFGGMLLMPLYIQTVRGISPFHAGLLMLPGALIMGAMSPITGRLFDKFGGRVLAVIGLLITIVTSYFFTTLALDTSYTELIMLYSFRMFGMSMLMMPVMTNGLNQLPARMNPHGTAMNNTLNQVAGAVGSALLVTIMSTQTRIHAEELAGTIDPALLGQQAMVEGINDAFMVTVYVSIIALVLAFFMKRAKPAEDSNEELPGRAEDLTEAPNHS; translated from the coding sequence ATGACAGAACATACACCAACGAAACCGCCATATAAAATGATTGCGATGCTGCTTGCCGGTGCATTTATTGCGTTACTAAACAATACGTTGCTTAATGTGGCTTTGCCGTCGATCATGGCAGACTTTGATATTTCTCCTGCGACTGTTCAATGGTTAACGACGGGCTATATGCTTGTAAATGGGATTCTTATACCCATTACAGCGTTTTTAATCCAAAAATTTTCCGTGCGTGGGCTTTTTTTAACAGCAATGACACTGTTTACTTTAGGAACTGCATTAGCTGGTTTCTCCCACGGTTTTCCAGTACTTATGGCAGGGCGTGTCATTCAAGCTTCAGGATCGGCGATTATGATGCCGTTGTTAATGAATGTAATGTTAACATCGTTTCCCGTTGAAAAGCGCGGCTCGGCAATGGGCATTTTTGGCCTCGTCATGGTATTTGCCCCGGCAATTGGCCCGACGTTGTCAGGCTGGATTGTAGAACATTATGAATGGCGTGTATTGTTTTATATGATGCTGCCGTTCGCGATTGTTACCCTTTTACTCGCTGTTTTTCGACTGTATGACAATAAACAATCGGTGCATACACATCTTGATGTGATGTCTGTTATTTTATCAAGCATCGGTTTTGGCGGGATATTGTATGGGTTTAGTGCTGCTGGCGACAAAGGATGGGCTAGCTTAGAAGTGTACGGCACAATCGTCGTCGGTGTGGTTGGCCTTGTGTTGTTTATTACGCGGCAATTCCAATTAGAAAAGCCGATGCTGGACTTTCGAATTTATAAATACCCGATGTTTGCTTTATCTTCGGCGATTTCGCTTACAGTGACGATGGGCATGTTTGGCGGAATGTTGCTCATGCCGCTTTACATTCAAACTGTCCGCGGCATTTCGCCATTCCATGCAGGCTTGCTCATGCTGCCAGGCGCTTTAATCATGGGAGCGATGTCCCCGATCACCGGACGTTTGTTTGACAAATTTGGCGGGCGCGTTTTAGCGGTCATCGGTCTGTTGATTACGATTGTTACTTCCTACTTTTTCACGACATTGGCTCTTGATACTTCCTATACGGAGTTGATTATGTTGTATTCATTTAGGATGTTTGGCATGTCTATGTTGATGATGCCTGTCATGACAAATGGTTTAAATCAGCTTCCCGCACGAATGAATCCACACGGAACTGCGATGAATAATACGCTAAACCAAGTGGCAGGGGCTGTTGGTTCCGCGTTGCTTGTGACGATTATGTCTACACAGACTAGAATCCATGCAGAGGAGCTAGCTGGTACAATTGATCCTGCGCTTCTCGGTCAACAGGCAATGGTCGAAGGGATCAACGACGCATTTATGGTTACGGTGTACGTTTCAATCATTGCGTTAGTACTAGCCTTTTTCATGAAACGGGCAAAACCTGCCGAAGACAGCAATGAAGAGTTGCCAGGAAGAGCAGAGGACTTGACGGAGGCTCCAAATCATTCTTAA
- a CDS encoding TetR/AcrR family transcriptional regulator — protein MQKRKEHVIETALNLFLKSGIQGTSIQTIIDKSGISKGTFYNYFQSKNDLLYGIIKLIHNKVLAKRKEIEDDPTITGMEQFTKQTILFSKTNKKYNLFPLFEQIFLSDDPSLKKLFQQYFFHEIEWIQKQFVRLFGEEIRPYSLDGALIFNGIVHQFMRVKMISKKEEDQFYENVIRYAAERAGEFFSTMQQTPKAPLFTESLLRDWLDQKATTPMKNQRHFETAHNTLKTAILSANHDTQIEKGLIEGLEFIEHELKQQEPRTFVIESILLSFTAHASEWKETLHHYKKALEPFM, from the coding sequence TTGCAGAAACGGAAAGAACATGTCATCGAAACAGCGCTTAACCTATTTTTAAAATCCGGCATCCAAGGGACTTCTATCCAAACGATTATTGACAAAAGCGGGATTTCAAAAGGAACGTTTTATAACTATTTTCAGTCTAAAAATGACCTCCTATACGGAATCATTAAATTGATACACAATAAAGTTTTAGCCAAGCGGAAAGAAATTGAAGATGATCCTACCATTACAGGGATGGAACAATTTACAAAACAAACGATATTGTTTAGCAAGACAAACAAAAAGTACAACCTCTTTCCTTTATTTGAACAAATTTTTTTATCTGACGATCCTTCGTTAAAAAAACTTTTCCAGCAATATTTCTTCCATGAAATTGAATGGATTCAAAAACAGTTTGTTCGCTTGTTTGGCGAAGAAATAAGACCATACAGCTTGGATGGCGCCCTTATTTTTAATGGCATTGTCCATCAATTTATGCGTGTAAAAATGATTTCAAAAAAAGAAGAAGACCAATTTTATGAAAACGTGATTCGCTATGCAGCTGAAAGGGCAGGAGAGTTTTTCTCCACCATGCAGCAAACACCAAAAGCACCTTTATTTACAGAAAGTTTGTTGCGGGATTGGCTTGACCAAAAAGCCACAACACCAATGAAGAATCAACGGCATTTTGAAACAGCGCACAACACTCTTAAGACAGCGATTCTTTCCGCAAACCACGATACGCAAATAGAAAAAGGATTAATCGAGGGGCTGGAATTTATTGAGCATGAATTGAAACAGCAGGAACCACGAACATTTGTAATTGAGAGCATCCTCCTCTCCTTCACAGCGCATGCTTCAGAATGGAAAGAAACATTGCATCACTATAAAAAAGCGCTTGAACCTTTTATGTAA
- the yhbH gene encoding sporulation protein YhbH, with product MEKDNGRQFTISQENWSLHRKGFQDQRRHQEKVRDAIKKNLPDLVSEENIVMSNGKDVIKIPIRSLDEYKIRYNYDKNQHVGQGKGDSKIGDVVARDPNGDKQAGAGKGSGAGDQAGEDYNEAEVSIVELEEMLFSELALPNLQKKEEQELVVEDIAFNDIRKKGLMGNVDKRRTILAAIKRNALNGKANIMPIYNDDLRFKTWTETIRPESKAVVIAMMDTSGSMGRFEKYMARSFFFWMTRFLRTKYETVEIEFIAHHTEAKVVSEEDFFSKGESGGTICSSAYRKALELIDEKYNPRAYNIYPFHFSDGDNLTSDNARCLKLVNQLMDRSNLFGYGEVNQYSRHSTLMSAYKNMTDPRFMHYILKEKGDVYHALKFFFQKSAEEAPV from the coding sequence ATGGAAAAAGACAACGGCCGGCAGTTCACGATCTCCCAGGAAAACTGGTCCCTCCATCGAAAAGGGTTCCAAGACCAACGTCGACACCAAGAAAAAGTACGGGACGCCATCAAAAAAAACTTGCCTGACTTAGTTAGTGAAGAAAACATTGTGATGTCCAATGGAAAAGACGTGATCAAAATTCCGATCCGCTCGTTAGATGAATACAAAATCCGTTATAACTATGACAAAAACCAACATGTTGGCCAAGGGAAAGGCGACAGCAAAATCGGCGATGTCGTTGCTCGTGACCCAAATGGCGACAAACAGGCGGGCGCTGGCAAAGGGTCAGGCGCAGGCGACCAAGCAGGTGAAGATTATAATGAAGCTGAGGTTTCGATCGTGGAGTTAGAAGAAATGCTTTTTTCTGAGCTTGCATTGCCAAATTTACAAAAAAAAGAAGAACAAGAGCTTGTAGTGGAAGATATCGCATTTAATGATATTCGCAAAAAAGGGTTAATGGGAAATGTCGACAAACGCCGTACGATTTTAGCCGCCATTAAGCGCAACGCTTTAAATGGCAAAGCGAACATTATGCCGATTTACAATGACGATTTACGGTTTAAAACTTGGACGGAAACGATCCGGCCGGAATCGAAAGCAGTTGTCATTGCGATGATGGATACAAGCGGTTCAATGGGACGATTTGAAAAATATATGGCACGCAGTTTTTTCTTTTGGATGACTCGTTTCCTACGTACAAAATACGAGACAGTTGAAATCGAATTTATTGCCCACCATACAGAAGCGAAAGTAGTAAGCGAAGAGGATTTCTTTTCAAAGGGAGAAAGCGGGGGGACCATTTGTTCATCCGCTTATAGGAAAGCGCTAGAGTTGATTGACGAAAAATACAACCCACGTGCGTATAATATTTACCCATTCCATTTTTCCGACGGTGATAACCTAACGTCTGATAACGCCCGTTGCTTAAAACTTGTTAACCAGCTGATGGATCGTTCCAACTTGTTTGGCTACGGGGAAGTCAATCAATATTCGCGCCATTCGACGTTAATGAGTGCGTACAAAAACATGACAGATCCCCGTTTTATGCACTATATTTTAAAAGAAAAAGGCGATGTTTACCACGCTCTAAAATTTTTCTTTCAAAAATCGGCAGAGGAAGCCCCCGTTTAG
- a CDS encoding AAA family ATPase, with product MIPRHMYITQLHYDKPANGQHLGFPHTLPFLQGFDSLSFKKPVTIFVGENGTGKSTLIETLAALMELNLEGGSKNHRFETEASHSSLYQYCRLTRGAYRPRDAYFYRAETFYNLATDMDQFAEGEGVLSQKLFGRNLHTFSRGEAMTTLMNDRFFGNGFYLMDEPETGLSVNSQLQILLAIKERIAKNSQFIFATHSPILILYPGAQVFQLSEGGIEEIAAEETQLFNDWRMIMERNSYFIHQLFSD from the coding sequence ATGATACCTAGACATATGTACATTACACAGTTGCACTACGACAAGCCTGCTAATGGGCAACATCTTGGCTTTCCTCATACCCTTCCATTCCTGCAAGGCTTTGATAGTCTTTCTTTTAAAAAACCTGTCACCATTTTTGTCGGCGAAAACGGAACAGGCAAGTCAACGTTGATTGAAACACTGGCAGCGTTAATGGAGTTAAACCTTGAAGGCGGCTCAAAAAACCACCGCTTTGAAACAGAAGCAAGCCATTCCTCTCTCTACCAATATTGCCGCTTAACTAGGGGGGCTTATCGCCCACGCGATGCTTACTTTTACCGGGCAGAGACGTTTTATAATTTGGCTACAGATATGGATCAATTTGCAGAAGGAGAAGGAGTGTTATCACAAAAACTATTTGGCCGCAATTTACATACATTTTCTCGCGGTGAGGCAATGACAACGCTAATGAACGATCGCTTTTTCGGCAATGGCTTTTATTTGATGGACGAGCCAGAAACTGGGCTGTCTGTAAACTCCCAGCTTCAAATCCTCCTTGCCATCAAGGAACGGATCGCTAAAAACTCGCAATTTATTTTCGCGACCCATTCGCCGATTTTGATATTGTATCCAGGAGCGCAAGTGTTTCAACTAAGCGAAGGCGGCATTGAGGAAATCGCTGCGGAAGAGACGCAGCTTTTTAACGATTGGCGCATGATTATGGAACGTAACTCCTATTTTATTCACCAACTTTTTTCTGACTGA
- the lepB gene encoding signal peptidase I: MNGRRKRGTAVAEAEKKSEFWGWVKAIAIALILAFVVRTFVMTSFEVRGVSMVPTAHDGERFIVNKLSYQFGEPERFDLIVFHATEEDSYIKRVIGLPGDTIRFEDDILYINGEQVEEPYLEEAKAAYSGPAYTEDYSFEETVPENHVFVMGDNRPASLDSRVIGPVNEDEIIGKVGLRFWPVSEFGFMD; the protein is encoded by the coding sequence ATGAATGGAAGACGAAAGCGAGGAACAGCAGTGGCAGAAGCGGAAAAGAAATCAGAGTTTTGGGGCTGGGTAAAGGCGATTGCAATTGCGCTAATTCTTGCGTTTGTAGTCCGGACATTTGTGATGACCAGCTTTGAAGTTCGCGGCGTCTCAATGGTGCCGACTGCTCATGATGGTGAGCGTTTTATTGTAAATAAATTAAGTTACCAATTTGGCGAGCCTGAGCGGTTTGATCTCATTGTGTTCCACGCGACGGAGGAAGATAGCTATATCAAACGGGTGATTGGCTTACCAGGCGATACCATTCGATTTGAGGACGACATCCTTTACATTAATGGCGAGCAAGTCGAAGAGCCTTATTTAGAAGAAGCAAAAGCTGCTTATTCAGGGCCCGCGTATACGGAAGATTACTCATTTGAAGAAACCGTCCCAGAGAACCATGTCTTTGTAATGGGTGACAACCGCCCTGCTAGCTTAGACAGCCGTGTCATTGGCCCGGTTAATGAAGATGAAATCATCGGCAAAGTCGGATTGCGGTTCTGGCCGGTGTCTGAATTTGGCTTTATGGATTGA
- the lepB gene encoding signal peptidase I yields the protein MEDGRRGAEVADAKRNSEFWGWVKTIAIAFILAVGIRTFVIERFEVQGASMVPTAHDGEHFIIDKWSYQFGEPERFDLIVFQATEEDRYIKRVIGLPGDTIRFENDILYINGEQIEEPYLQEAKAAYSGPVYTEDYSFEEAVPENHVFVMGDNRPTSLDSRTIGPVSEDKIIGKVGLRFWPLPEFDVQ from the coding sequence ATGGAAGACGGAAGGCGAGGAGCAGAAGTGGCGGACGCAAAAAGAAATTCAGAGTTTTGGGGTTGGGTAAAGACGATTGCCATTGCCTTTATTCTTGCGGTTGGAATCCGGACATTTGTGATTGAACGTTTTGAGGTTCAAGGCGCCTCAATGGTGCCGACTGCTCATGACGGTGAACATTTTATTATCGATAAATGGAGTTATCAATTCGGCGAGCCGGAACGGTTTGATCTCATTGTGTTCCAAGCAACGGAAGAAGACCGCTACATCAAACGGGTGATTGGCTTACCAGGCGATACGATTCGGTTTGAGAACGACATTCTTTACATTAATGGCGAACAAATCGAAGAACCTTATTTGCAAGAAGCAAAAGCTGCTTATTCAGGGCCTGTGTATACGGAAGATTACTCATTTGAAGAGGCTGTCCCAGAAAACCATGTGTTTGTAATGGGTGATAACCGCCCTACTAGCTTAGACAGCCGCACTATTGGCCCAGTTAGCGAAGATAAAATTATCGGCAAAGTCGGATTGCGGTTCTGGCCGCTGCCTGAATTTGACGTACAATAA
- a CDS encoding PrkA family serine protein kinase gives MDILKKIEQYREEEERLKWEGTFADYLALIKEKPWVTQTAHSRVYNMIKDAGVEEKNGKKVYSFFKDSIYGLEEALEKLVEEYFHSAAKRLDVRKRILLLMGPVSGGKSTLVTMLKRGLENYSRTDRGAVYAIKGCPMNEDPLHLIPLHLRKDFEEEYGIKIEGNLSPLNMMRLEEEYGGRIEDVLVERVFFSEDKRTGIGTFSPSDPKSQDIADLTGSIDFSTIAEFGSESDPRAYRFDGELNKANRGMMEFQEMLKCDEKFLWHLLSLTQEGNFKAGRFALISADELILAHTNESEYKSFISNKKNEALHSRIIVMKIPYNLKVSEEERIYKKMIAESDLAHVHIAPHALKVAAIFTILTRLKEPHKAGIDLVKKMKLYDGEAVEGYNNQDVKELQAEFPDEGMSGIDPRYVINRISSAIIRKQLTSISALDVLRSIKEGLDAHASISKEDKERYIDYITIARKEYDMIAKEEVQKAFVYSYDESAKTLMDNYLDNVEAYCNKNKLRDPLTGEEMSPDEKLMRSIEEQIGISENAKKAFREEILIRISAYARKGKKFDYNSHERLREAIQKKLFADLKDIVKITTSVKTPDESQLKKMNDVIARLIDEHGYNSVSANELLRYVGSLLNR, from the coding sequence TTGGATATTCTAAAAAAAATTGAACAATACCGAGAAGAAGAAGAACGCTTAAAGTGGGAAGGGACGTTTGCCGATTATTTAGCGTTAATTAAGGAAAAGCCATGGGTCACTCAAACAGCCCACTCACGCGTGTACAATATGATAAAAGACGCTGGCGTAGAAGAAAAAAACGGAAAAAAAGTGTATTCCTTCTTTAAAGATTCTATATATGGGCTGGAGGAAGCGCTCGAAAAGCTGGTAGAGGAGTATTTTCATTCGGCCGCGAAACGACTCGATGTCCGCAAGCGGATTTTGTTGTTAATGGGGCCAGTTAGCGGCGGGAAATCGACGCTCGTAACGATGTTGAAGCGCGGCCTTGAGAACTATTCACGCACCGACAGAGGCGCCGTTTATGCCATCAAGGGATGCCCGATGAATGAGGACCCTCTCCATTTGATTCCGCTGCATTTACGCAAAGACTTTGAAGAGGAGTATGGCATAAAAATTGAAGGCAATTTGTCGCCTTTAAATATGATGCGGCTAGAGGAGGAATACGGAGGGCGAATTGAAGATGTCTTAGTGGAAAGGGTGTTTTTCTCAGAAGACAAACGCACCGGGATTGGCACCTTTTCGCCGTCAGATCCAAAGTCCCAAGACATTGCCGACTTAACAGGGAGCATCGACTTCTCGACTATTGCTGAATTTGGGTCTGAATCCGATCCGCGTGCATACCGCTTTGATGGGGAGTTAAACAAGGCAAACCGCGGTATGATGGAATTTCAAGAAATGCTGAAATGCGATGAAAAATTTCTATGGCATTTGCTGTCGTTGACACAAGAAGGCAATTTTAAAGCAGGGCGGTTTGCGCTCATTTCGGCCGATGAACTCATACTAGCTCATACAAACGAATCAGAGTACAAATCGTTTATCTCCAACAAAAAAAATGAGGCACTCCATTCAAGAATCATCGTCATGAAAATCCCCTACAATTTAAAAGTTTCGGAGGAAGAACGGATTTACAAAAAAATGATCGCTGAAAGCGACTTAGCTCATGTCCATATTGCCCCCCATGCTTTGAAGGTAGCAGCTATCTTTACGATTTTAACTCGTTTAAAAGAGCCCCACAAGGCGGGAATTGACTTAGTGAAAAAAATGAAGCTCTATGACGGGGAAGCGGTTGAAGGATACAACAACCAGGATGTAAAAGAATTGCAGGCCGAGTTTCCTGACGAGGGCATGAGCGGGATCGACCCCCGTTATGTGATCAACCGAATTTCGTCAGCGATTATCCGCAAGCAATTAACATCGATTTCCGCGTTGGATGTGCTCCGTTCTATTAAGGAAGGGCTTGACGCCCATGCTTCGATTTCTAAGGAAGACAAAGAGCGCTATATCGACTACATTACGATTGCCCGCAAAGAGTACGATATGATTGCCAAAGAGGAAGTACAAAAAGCATTTGTCTATTCTTACGATGAATCAGCGAAGACACTAATGGACAATTACCTTGACAATGTGGAAGCTTATTGCAACAAAAACAAACTCCGCGACCCTCTTACAGGGGAAGAAATGTCGCCAGACGAAAAGCTGATGCGTTCAATTGAAGAACAAATCGGCATATCCGAAAATGCCAAAAAAGCATTTCGTGAGGAGATTTTAATTCGCATATCTGCCTATGCCCGAAAAGGGAAGAAATTCGACTACAACTCCCATGAACGGTTGCGTGAAGCGATCCAGAAAAAGCTATTCGCCGATTTAAAAGATATTGTAAAAATCACGACTTCTGTGAAAACGCCAGATGAATCACAGTTGAAAAAAATGAATGACGTCATCGCAAGACTCATTGATGAACATGGCTATAACTCTGTTTCAGCTAACGAATTACTCCGCTATGTTGGCTCACTTTTGAACCGGTAG
- a CDS encoding transglycosylase domain-containing protein, which translates to MKTGTGWILIAVLALSTVFLFSNVTAEITNVQSVRQIVNEHIDRDALYLSSNSTIVDANGRTFAELNNGTNRVYLPYSDIPETVIHAFIATEDKRFFEHHGFDATGIARAFLANASEGGIDQGASTITQQMVRNIFLDHSRTYERKVSELLYAYELEQQYSKEEILELYLNSIYFGNGAYGVEAAAQLYFSETTNQLSLAQIAFLTAIPNNPTYYDPFKDEATHTHERKQWVLQKMEEEGFITSAEHNEALEESIVLHRSQLKNEFPDYSDFILAEFKMLIRQQENMEEAPSEEVEARVNELLKQGVTIETALDPDRQQRLVDSVVRELPDNAQGAAMVIDNDERTIVAISNGRGYEKGNLMYATQSFRHHGSAFKPLIDYVPYLEETGAPLTATFNGNPSPNCDQNSSKQTVGCVNNYNHAMPGVVTMREAFKHSYNVPAEYMLAQVGVEKALSYLEPFSFSKLNDEERGLALALGTVDVSVYEMAQAYSTFAHDGKFAPAHGIVRVVDEHGETLYQWDDVEEVLVWSKETNDKMRTLLADVIASGTGKGITLGQSGYIGGKTGTSSQYRDLAFSGLTDKYTASVWVGRDEGFVEDLSPRRPAMNIWETAVRE; encoded by the coding sequence ATGAAAACAGGGACAGGCTGGATATTAATTGCGGTTTTAGCCTTATCAACCGTTTTTTTATTTTCCAACGTAACCGCAGAAATCACAAACGTACAATCAGTGAGACAAATAGTCAATGAACACATTGACCGCGACGCCCTCTACTTGTCTTCTAACAGTACAATTGTCGATGCCAATGGCCGAACGTTTGCGGAATTAAATAACGGAACGAACCGAGTTTATTTGCCTTATAGCGATATTCCAGAAACAGTCATTCACGCTTTTATCGCCACTGAGGACAAGCGTTTTTTTGAGCATCACGGCTTCGATGCAACAGGCATTGCCAGAGCTTTTCTTGCGAATGCTAGCGAAGGCGGCATTGACCAAGGAGCAAGCACCATTACCCAGCAAATGGTACGCAATATCTTTTTAGACCATTCCCGTACATATGAGCGAAAAGTGAGTGAACTGCTTTATGCCTATGAGCTGGAACAACAGTACTCTAAGGAAGAAATTCTTGAGCTTTATTTAAATTCCATTTACTTCGGCAACGGCGCTTATGGCGTTGAGGCAGCGGCGCAGCTTTATTTCAGCGAAACAACGAACCAGTTGTCCCTTGCGCAAATCGCGTTTTTGACAGCCATTCCGAATAATCCAACTTATTATGATCCTTTTAAAGACGAAGCGACCCATACCCATGAACGGAAACAATGGGTTTTGCAAAAAATGGAAGAGGAAGGGTTTATTACGTCTGCTGAGCATAACGAAGCATTGGAAGAATCGATCGTCTTGCACCGTTCCCAGCTTAAAAACGAATTTCCTGATTACAGCGATTTTATTTTAGCTGAATTTAAAATGCTTATCCGCCAACAAGAAAATATGGAGGAAGCGCCTAGCGAGGAAGTGGAAGCGCGCGTTAACGAACTGCTGAAACAAGGGGTGACGATTGAAACAGCGCTTGATCCAGATCGGCAACAGCGGCTAGTCGACAGCGTGGTGCGAGAATTGCCAGACAACGCACAAGGAGCTGCGATGGTGATTGATAATGACGAACGGACGATTGTCGCTATCAGTAACGGAAGAGGCTACGAAAAGGGCAATCTCATGTACGCGACACAGTCGTTTCGCCACCATGGGTCCGCCTTTAAGCCATTGATCGACTATGTGCCTTATTTAGAAGAAACAGGCGCTCCGCTAACCGCTACTTTTAACGGCAATCCATCGCCTAACTGTGATCAAAACAGCAGCAAACAAACGGTTGGCTGTGTGAATAACTACAATCATGCTATGCCTGGCGTTGTCACAATGCGAGAAGCATTCAAGCATTCCTACAATGTCCCGGCGGAATACATGCTGGCACAAGTCGGCGTCGAAAAAGCGCTATCTTACTTAGAGCCTTTCTCTTTTAGCAAACTTAATGACGAGGAGCGCGGCCTCGCTCTTGCTTTAGGCACCGTCGATGTCTCTGTTTATGAGATGGCCCAAGCTTATTCCACTTTTGCACACGACGGCAAATTTGCCCCAGCACATGGCATCGTGCGCGTCGTTGATGAACACGGGGAAACGCTCTATCAATGGGACGATGTGGAAGAAGTACTTGTCTGGTCAAAGGAAACGAATGACAAAATGCGGACGTTGCTGGCGGATGTAATTGCTTCAGGGACAGGCAAAGGAATTACGTTGGGGCAAAGTGGCTACATCGGCGGAAAGACAGGAACGAGCAGTCAATACCGCGACCTTGCCTTTTCTGGACTAACCGACAAATACACGGCTTCGGTATGGGTAGGAAGGGATGAAGGTTTCGTAGAAGACTTGTCGCCAAGACGACCAGCAATGAATATTTGGGAAACGGCCGTGCGCGAGTAG
- a CDS encoding antibiotic biosynthesis monooxygenase codes for MYVVMNELHVPPERKAVLTERFRQSAERMAEVPGCLEFLFLSNIEETGKQIVFTKWASKQDYENWLSSPAFANAHSGKPKQEKPAASANELFAYEVAHHFCKGD; via the coding sequence ATGTATGTTGTCATGAATGAATTGCATGTACCACCAGAAAGAAAAGCAGTGCTGACTGAACGGTTTCGTCAATCAGCAGAGCGCATGGCAGAAGTGCCAGGTTGTTTAGAGTTTTTGTTTCTCTCAAACATTGAAGAAACTGGAAAACAAATTGTTTTTACAAAATGGGCATCGAAGCAAGACTATGAAAATTGGCTTTCCAGCCCTGCTTTCGCTAACGCTCATTCTGGCAAACCAAAGCAAGAAAAGCCTGCCGCTTCTGCTAATGAGCTTTTTGCCTATGAAGTTGCCCACCATTTTTGCAAAGGCGACTAA
- a CDS encoding YufK family protein, producing the protein MTNRYLTGHLPLISILLFSLALSLFGQSFAIGWLENNGILSSMTELIRENEIRLGVTILFLLAFFMLFSALKLIADTVFSLSLLFFSKDEEGALWQKVQGGAWIFLGASILSLAAVKMIFVILLLFVAAAFSYLLFAIYRIADSLTIPGLIGFVCFQLLFWAAFLITIIYFAIRLYNSFVASLPL; encoded by the coding sequence ATGACAAATCGGTATTTAACCGGACATCTTCCATTAATTAGCATATTGCTTTTTAGTTTAGCGTTATCGCTATTTGGCCAATCCTTTGCCATTGGCTGGCTTGAAAATAATGGCATTCTTTCTAGCATGACAGAGTTGATCCGGGAAAACGAAATCCGCCTTGGGGTCACGATTCTGTTTTTACTGGCCTTTTTTATGCTATTTTCGGCTTTAAAATTGATTGCCGATACAGTGTTTTCACTGTCATTGCTGTTTTTTTCAAAAGATGAAGAAGGCGCGCTTTGGCAAAAGGTACAAGGAGGCGCCTGGATTTTTCTTGGGGCAAGCATCCTATCCCTGGCTGCCGTAAAAATGATCTTTGTCATTTTGTTACTGTTTGTTGCCGCTGCCTTTAGCTATTTGTTGTTTGCCATTTACCGAATTGCCGACTCTTTGACGATTCCTGGCTTAATTGGTTTTGTTTGTTTTCAGCTTTTGTTTTGGGCCGCGTTTTTAATTACCATCATTTATTTCGCTATCCGCCTTTATAATTCATTTGTCGCCAGCCTTCCTCTATAA
- the trmL gene encoding tRNA (uridine(34)/cytosine(34)/5-carboxymethylaminomethyluridine(34)-2'-O)-methyltransferase TrmL, which produces MSLHIVLYQPEIPANTGNIARTCAGTNATLHLIRPLGFSTEDRMLKRAGCDYWPNVTIHYYDSIEELFATYPEGLFYYIETVGSKPYTDFDFRNTEVDHFFVFGKETTGLPNHLTEANTERCLRIPQTDLIRSLNLSNTAAIVLYEALRQQGFPNVQ; this is translated from the coding sequence ATGAGTTTACATATTGTCCTATACCAACCTGAAATTCCGGCAAATACAGGAAACATTGCCCGCACATGCGCAGGAACCAATGCGACGCTCCATTTAATACGCCCGCTCGGGTTTTCAACTGAAGATCGGATGTTGAAACGGGCTGGCTGTGATTATTGGCCTAATGTGACGATTCACTATTATGATTCGATCGAAGAACTGTTTGCAACTTATCCAGAAGGGCTTTTCTATTATATTGAGACAGTTGGCTCTAAACCTTATACGGACTTTGATTTTCGTAACACAGAGGTTGACCATTTTTTTGTCTTTGGCAAGGAAACGACAGGCTTGCCTAACCATCTGACCGAGGCAAACACTGAACGCTGTCTCCGCATTCCGCAAACCGATTTGATCCGCTCCCTTAATTTATCCAATACAGCTGCAATTGTTCTGTATGAAGCACTAAGGCAGCAAGGATTTCCAAACGTCCAATAA